One window from the genome of Euzebyales bacterium encodes:
- a CDS encoding helix-turn-helix transcriptional regulator encodes MDADAQQLKGHLDALLLAALAAGPRHGYAIKESLREASGGQFELPTGTIYPALHRLEAAGLIDGTWSTVDGRRRRTYQLTARGERRLQTDRTTWREFAATVTTLLEQPWPATT; translated from the coding sequence GTGGACGCCGACGCGCAACAGCTCAAGGGCCACCTCGACGCGCTGCTGCTCGCCGCGCTGGCGGCTGGACCACGGCACGGCTACGCGATCAAGGAGTCGCTCCGGGAGGCCAGCGGCGGCCAGTTCGAGCTGCCCACCGGCACCATCTATCCGGCCCTGCACCGGCTGGAGGCGGCGGGACTGATCGACGGGACGTGGTCGACGGTCGACGGTCGACGACGCCGCACCTACCAGCTGACCGCCCGTGGCGAACGGCGCCTGCAGACCGACCGCACCACCTGGCGGGAGTTCGCCGCGACCGTCACGACCCTGCTCGAGCAGCCATGGCCCGCCACCACCTGA